The Aneurinibacillus migulanus genome contains the following window.
AGTTTGATTCATATGAAATACCAACAGGATGACATCTGTGATATGGGCCACTTGCCATCCGGAGTGCCTGCATCCTCTGCCATTCCGCATGCGGAAACGGCGGACGGGCTAACTTCGGAGCAGCTGGTGGAGGATGACGCGCCCGACGCGTTTTTCTTTCGCGCGCTGGAGCAAACAGGTATTCGCCTGAATGAGCCGCAGATTGAAGCGGTACGTACGACAGAAGGGCCAGTACTCATCAATGCCGGAGCTGGCAGTGGTAAAACAACGGTGCTAACCTGTCGTACTGCCTATCTGATGCTAGTTAAAGGTATCTCGCCGCGCAATATTGTACTGGTCACGTTTACCCGTCAGGCCGCTCGTCAAATGAAGGAACGGTTGCTTTCGATTCCAGGTGTAACGCAGGCAATGGTCAAACAAATTATCACAGGTACGTTTCATTCACTCGCACGGACGATTTATTTCCATAAGCTGACCGATCCACCGCGAATTATGAGTGAAAAGCAAAAAGAATTCATGATCGAGCAAATTACTAAAGAATTGGCGACAGGCGAACAATATGAACCTGAAACCCTCCTGTCGCTGCTTGCGTACCTAAAAAATAATTTGTTCATTGTAGGGGATACGTGGGTAACGGAAGAGGTAGAAGGCCTTAAAGACGATGCGCGACGCGTGCTCAAGCGCTATGAGTCGCACAAGCGGAAAAACAATCTTATCGACTATGAGGACTTGATTGCAGGCTGCATCGAGACATTACGTACCCATTCGGAATATCTATCTGCCTTGCAGCGTCGTATGGCCTACATCATGGTAGATGAATATCAAGATACAAACATCGCACAATATGAAATGATACGTATGCTTTCTGAAGCGTCCAATTTATGCGTAGTAGGAGATCCCGATCAGGCTATCTACGGTTGGCGCGGAGCAGAACCATCGATTATTCTGCGCTTTCCGGAGGAACATGCGGGGTGCACGCGTATTACGCTTGATATTAATTACCGTTCGCCGTCAGGCGTTGTTGGTCTGGGCAATGAGGTAATTCGTCATAACAGGAAGCGATTTAAGAAAGAACTAAGGGTGTTGCCAGGAGAAGCGGGCCTGCCCAAGTATTTTGCAACCCGATCCGTAGAGAAGGAAGCGGAAGCGGTGTTGGATCTCATTGAGCAATTAACAGGCTCGGGCGATTATACGCATAGTGACATCGCCGTGTTGTATCGTACGCACAGTACGGCACGTACACTATACGAAAAATTACTGCTGAGCGGCATTCCGTTCACGACGCATCGGGACGATCCGACATTCTATGAGCTGTCTACCATTCGCCCGGTGCTTGACTTTATGCGGCTTTCGATCGATCCGTATAATGAAGCGGCGCTAGAGAGCATCCTGCCATGCTTGTACATTAGCAAAGCCCGTTATATGAAGGAGATCCAAATTATATCCATTCAGCGGAGCGTATCGTATGTGGAAGCTTTGCGTCACTTAGAGGCTTTGCCGTCTTTCCAGCGTCGCCGCCTCATCGAGCAGGTAGATTGGCTTCATAGCATTGCACGGTTAAGCCCTTTGCAGGCGGTTAGAGAGATTCGCAATGACGCCGGAGGTGGATACGACAAGTTTCTCGGCAGCGAACAGAATGGAGCGGTCACGTACCATAAAGAGATGCTGCGCGACGACTTGTTCGAACTGGAGGAAGCAGTTAAAGCGTTCGGGACTGTAGCGGAATTTCTGTCATACGTTGATACGATTCTTATCCAGAAAGAAACGCGTAAGAAGACGCAGCAGACGGGTCATGGGGTCACGTTACAGACGATCCACAGCGCTAAAGGTTTGGAGTATCCGGTTGTCATTCTTATCGGGGCAATCGACGGTGTACTGCCTCATAGCATTGCGGTCGATCCGGAAGAGAAGCCGGACTTCTGGTTGCATAAAAAAAGCGAAGAAAAAAAGGACGAGGCAATAGAGGAGGAGCGCCGTTTGGCCTATGTTGCGGTAACGCGCGCGATGAAGGAGTTATATATCAGTTCCCCTCAATATTTCCGCGGTAAGCCGGCCGGGCTTTCGCCTCTCCTGTTGGACGCATTCAGCGGAGCGGCACAGGCCCCATCGACCGGTTAATGAAGAAGGAGGATTATAGAGTGAAACCTGAAGCAGGTATGCAAGTAACGGCAACAATTGAACGGCAGGCACCATTCGGCTATTTTTTATCAGTAGAAGGACAAGACATTCTCCTGCATCAGAGCGATGCGGAAGGAGAGCTGGAAATCGGCGAGCAGGTCGAAGTATTCCTGTACCACGATCATCAGGATCGGATCGCAGCCACGCAGCACGAACCGTATATTACACTGGGGGAATTCGGCTGGCTTGAAGTCAAAGATGTGCATCCACGTATGGGTGTGTTTCTAGATAACGGGATTCGTAAAGACTTGTTGCTTCCGGCAGATCAGTTGCCTGAAATCAAAAGCAAGTGGCCACGTTCAGGTGATCGCGTATACGTAGAGCTTGAACACGACAAACAAGGGCGTATGCTGGCTGTACTCGGCCGGGAAGAGAACTTTGAACAAATCGCCGTACCGGCAGAGCAAGATAGCTTCAATAAAGATATTACAGGCTACGTATATAAAGTCATTAAGATCGGCGCATTTCTACTGACCGAAGGACAGCATCTTGCCTTCATTCACCGTGACGAAACGGACGAACCGTTACGTGTCGGACAGCGAGTGGAAGGGCGCATCTCTAAAGTTAGGGATGACGGAAGAGTAAATGTAACGACGAAGCTGCGAAAAGAAGTCAGCTACAGTCAGGATGCCGAGATGATTTACGATTACATTAAGAACCGGGGCGGTCGTATGCCCTATACGGATAAGACAGACCCGGATATTATCAAAGAGAAATTCGGGA
Protein-coding sequences here:
- a CDS encoding ATP-dependent helicase — protein: MKYQQDDICDMGHLPSGVPASSAIPHAETADGLTSEQLVEDDAPDAFFFRALEQTGIRLNEPQIEAVRTTEGPVLINAGAGSGKTTVLTCRTAYLMLVKGISPRNIVLVTFTRQAARQMKERLLSIPGVTQAMVKQIITGTFHSLARTIYFHKLTDPPRIMSEKQKEFMIEQITKELATGEQYEPETLLSLLAYLKNNLFIVGDTWVTEEVEGLKDDARRVLKRYESHKRKNNLIDYEDLIAGCIETLRTHSEYLSALQRRMAYIMVDEYQDTNIAQYEMIRMLSEASNLCVVGDPDQAIYGWRGAEPSIILRFPEEHAGCTRITLDINYRSPSGVVGLGNEVIRHNRKRFKKELRVLPGEAGLPKYFATRSVEKEAEAVLDLIEQLTGSGDYTHSDIAVLYRTHSTARTLYEKLLLSGIPFTTHRDDPTFYELSTIRPVLDFMRLSIDPYNEAALESILPCLYISKARYMKEIQIISIQRSVSYVEALRHLEALPSFQRRRLIEQVDWLHSIARLSPLQAVREIRNDAGGGYDKFLGSEQNGAVTYHKEMLRDDLFELEEAVKAFGTVAEFLSYVDTILIQKETRKKTQQTGHGVTLQTIHSAKGLEYPVVILIGAIDGVLPHSIAVDPEEKPDFWLHKKSEEKKDEAIEEERRLAYVAVTRAMKELYISSPQYFRGKPAGLSPLLLDAFSGAAQAPSTG
- a CDS encoding CvfB family protein, with the translated sequence MKPEAGMQVTATIERQAPFGYFLSVEGQDILLHQSDAEGELEIGEQVEVFLYHDHQDRIAATQHEPYITLGEFGWLEVKDVHPRMGVFLDNGIRKDLLLPADQLPEIKSKWPRSGDRVYVELEHDKQGRMLAVLGREENFEQIAVPAEQDSFNKDITGYVYKVIKIGAFLLTEGQHLAFIHRDETDEPLRVGQRVEGRISKVRDDGRVNVTTKLRKEVSYSQDAEMIYDYIKNRGGRMPYTDKTDPDIIKEKFGISKAAFKRALGKLMKERRAHQEEGWTILSEKNSKKSAE